One segment of Vicia villosa cultivar HV-30 ecotype Madison, WI unplaced genomic scaffold, Vvil1.0 ctg.000168F_1_1, whole genome shotgun sequence DNA contains the following:
- the LOC131624889 gene encoding protein ROOT INITIATION DEFECTIVE 3-like has translation MMYEVILTGSSDGSMIAFEASTGAILAQFRGSRSPCRGFTVTCKELIVTSHVSSDNGSGLIHIYNWDTSTVFHKIPLPEAVTPLIADSGGDFIFAGGVAGSIHSLSLPSGDIIKSITPYSKPVSSLHLNNDGSLLISGYNDGSIVVIPSFMLVNGSYSCNDPISHKWKAHSDAVTSFNTGIGIHTCTFISCSMDCTCKFWGLSNGITLIRTVTFPCSIFGFVMDSTESGFYAAGSDGFIYKGLMKAGSIKMLEKGYELVNWGSKTKNHDGSIMSLVLVNNGRNLVSASKNGSVWMWDVEEGEVIMVLGNAQILGSISDMIVVKGTNIIERNEGGEGANSGLISSSRLCDEEMIRTWMKISELENVMDEAIHDQGSAIDMLESTIASYERLLKLILREVTKAIEEADHEDEDNNNKGEKD, from the exons ATGATGTATGAAGTGATCCTAACTGGTTCTAGCGACGGTTCCATGATAGCATTTGAGGCTTCCACAGGCGCTATTCTTGCTCAGTTCAGAGGCAGTCGATCACCTTGTCGTGGCTTCACGGTGACATGCAAAGAACTCATTGTAACCTCTCATGTGTCTTCAGACAATGGTTCAGGCTTAATCCACATCTACAATTGGGATACTTCAACAGTGTTCCATAAGATCCCTCTCCCTGAAGCCGTCACTCCACTTATAGCCGATTCGGGTGGTGATTTTATCTTTGCAGGTGGAGTGGCGGGGAGTATACATTCCTTGTCACTTCCTTCCGGAGATATCATCAAATCAATTACACCTTACTCGAAACCTGTTTCTAGTCTCCACCTCAATAATGATGGGTCACTACTGATTTCAG GTTACAATGATGGTTCTATTGTTGTAATCCCATCTTTTATGCTTGTTAATGGTTCATATTCTTGTAATGACCCAATCTCACACAAATGGAAGGCACATTCTGATGCAGTGACAAGTTTCAACACTGGAATTGGGATTCATACTTGTACATTTATTTCATGTTCGATGGACTGCACCTGTAAGTTTTGGGGTTTATCAAATGGGATAACTCTAATTCGAACTGTGACATTTCCATGTTCTATTTTTGGGTTTGTTATGGATTCAACAGAGTCGGGTTTCTATGCTGCTGGTTCAGATGGGTTTATATATAAAGGGTTAATGAAGGCTGGGAGTATAAAAATGTTAGAAAAAGGTTATGAATTGGTTAATTGGGGTAGTAAAACAAAAAACCATGATGGGTCAATAATGTCCTTAGTTTTGGTGAATAATGGGAGAAATTTGGTGTCTGCTTCAAAAAATGGAAGTGTTTGGATGTGGGATGTTGAGGAAGGTGAAGTCATTATGGTTTTAGGAAATGCTCAAATATTGGGAAGCATTAGTGATATGATAGTGGTCAAAGGGACTAATATTATAGAGAGAAATGAGGGTGGTGAAGGTGCTAATAGTGGCTTAATTAGTTCTTCTAGATTATGTGATGAAGAAATGATTAGGACTTGGATGAAAATTAGTGAGCTTGAAAATGTGATGGATGAGGCAATTCATGACCAAGGAAGTGCCATAGATATGCTTGAATCTACAATTGCATCTTATGAGAGGCTATTGAAGCTTATTCTTAGGGAAGTTACCAAAGCCATTGAAGAGGCAGATCATGAAGATGAAGACAATAATAATAAAGGGGAAAAAGATTAA